A segment of the Nasonia vitripennis strain AsymCx chromosome 2, Nvit_psr_1.1, whole genome shotgun sequence genome:
AATGGGCGTAAAGTTGAAGATCCTTCGTCGAGTGTTGGGGCTTTGCGGGACGGTGTTGCTGTTGAGCGCGCTTGCATTGCCTCCATTATCCTGAGATTGCTCGACGGTATTCGTCTCGAAACTGACTCGACGTCTTGTATTAacgttattgtttttattgagCAGAGTCGGTAGTATCAAATTGTGCTTTTGCAAAGTTTGTTGCTTTTCGTTTGCGACTACGCTCTGCAAACTATCTTTTTTGGCCGGTAATACTGAATCTTTCAGATTTTCTTGCAGAATGATTCTCAATTGGGATACTTTGTCCTGCCTAGAGGCCAATTCTGTTTCAGCGACAACTCCGCTTAGCTCCATATCCGAGCTTGACGAGTTGCTTTGCTGAAAATATAACATCAATTCTTCTTCCGGTTCTTGAGAGTTATTACCTCCGTTCAAATAATCATTGAGAGCATCACTGTCGATGGAGCCAAGCTTGCCTTTTACGCTGGCAAGACTCGAGTTCTCTTGCAAGAGGCGAATTTCATTCTCTGTCAATAAATTCGTTTTTCTCGGTAAATCAGATCCGTTGGAGTAGCCGTTCGACTTGGAGTAATTGTTGGAACACAGAGATAATTCTTTATCACAGCTTTTAATGGGCTGATTGACGAGAGGGGCGACGGCAGCTTCGCCGGTAGTCTTGTTGCTCTTGGCGGCTTTCGGATTATTAGCTAGTATCACTGAAATCTTTGCAGACTGCTGGTTTGAAGCTGAAGAGAGCCTAGATCCCGGGGTTGAAGACCGCGTTACGCTTTCCAAGGCATTTTGCTGAGCCTCTACAAGTTTCAACTGCTTCTCGGGACTCGATTCGCTGCTGGCCTGCAGGGCTACACTCGAGCTTGCACGTTTCCGCGTATATTTTGTCTTTATTTCTCTTGGCGAAATTGCGCTATCACTCGTCACTAGCCTAGAAGTGCTACTATTTTGCTCGTCTTGAATCGATTGTACCACTAGATTATCACAGTTGGACTGCAGGGAGATACTGCAGGATTGGTTGTTGCTTTTAAGAACTTTCTTCTGTCGGCCGGCTGAAACGACGGCTGTTGCGTTTATTTTACTCGACGCGTTTGTACCTTGTGCCAGGTGATTCACATTAGCTTTACCCTTTTTACCTTTTTTGTTCCCACTTCCGACGCCCTCGTTATTCTGATCAACAGTTTTCTCATTGTTTTGactctgaaaaattaaaaagtcatTGTCACAATGAACATCACTATGCTTCTACacatacttttattatttggaAGACGAATATAATGAATCACCtgcaaaacattttcaagatgtCGATGTTTCAGATCGCGCACTTGCTCTCGTTGTTGAAGTTTCCGCTGCAGTTGAAGTTGAGCTTCCCTGAGCTTTCCCATCTTTACTAAAGTAGGCGTTGCTGGTAATCCTGGACTCTCATCTGCTGCAGTTAATATTTCCacattgttaaaaaatatataggtATGTAATAAAAACCATTTACTTGAGTGCATTCAACCAGTTCAAGTACCATTTTTCTTACCAACCTTTTTTTGTCACAGGTTGAGCTTCTCCTGaagcactcagtatacaaacAGCAGCCAAAGATCGACTATCAACATAAAGATTGTTAACAAGATACTTTCCCAAAGCACAGAGTGTTGGAAACTTGGTTTCCAATAAAAATTCTGCCCATTCCCGAATGATTGTTGAAGCAGCTCCCAGCATTTCTTCAGTAACATTGTGCTCTGCATCTTCACCCTGCaattaaaagcatttttttttctaattccATGATCTTGGTCATTACTTTTAAATCTTACCACTTCTGTAGCGGTTGCTGAAGGTAATGTTGGAGGGTCTAGCTTGATTCTCTTTCGCATTCCAGCATAGCAATACCGAGAATTGCCACGGGTACCCAGTCTACGAGGTCGAACCCGAGGATAAACTTGTTTCATGACTTTTCCAAAGTCAGCAGTTGAAAGTGGCTTCATGGAGTTTTTCGAACAAAAGATACTGAAAtaagatttaatttaatttcctAGTTGGTATTTGAACatgaataatgaaattatTGCAAGCAAATATTGTTACTTGTATTCATCGTAGACTTCTTGCTTTGGTAATGAAACTTCTGGATCCTCCTCAAGGTGTGTTTTaatccacattatggtctgaTAAATCTCATATCGATTACCCAGTGGATTCAAAGGTTGCCTCAGAGGATCCACGGTACCATTGGGATTTGTCAGAGATATTGGAAGCTTGAGGTAAAGCAATAACTTCTCTTCCAATTTCAGCTGCTCAacttgagaaaaaatatcatgCACTCGAGATCTTGACTCTTCGCTGtgatttgaaaaaatacaaatttaattGGAAGAATGTCCCCAAGCCAAGCCAGGATGAAGCAACAAGTCATACCTTATGCTGTCCTCAATCATGAGGCGTATCTTTTCATTCTTGGCGGCAGGAGTATGATGAGCCAGGCTGTTCAATTTGCTTGCCCTGAGGATGTCGTGCAGCAAGTCCGTGGTAGGGTAGCCATTGGCAAGGGAGGGTGAGGGCGAGGGCGAAGGCAGGACAGACTGGGCGGAGGGGGTGATGCAGTTGACTCCAGTAAGccttggctgctgctgcaggtggAGCCTGGCATCGGTGGTGGCCTGGGCATCAGCCAGCATCTCGAGCTGCTCTTTCTTGACTCGAGCAGCAGCGGGCTCGAGCTTGATCGGCGTCGAGCAGCCCTGGCTCTGGGCACTCATGGCGCCGGCTCTTTTTCGCTCCCTCCTCTCCGCTCCGGTAGCTCCAGCTACTCCGGCTCCCGCCAGTCCGGACTATCCAGGTTAGCAGCTAGCAGGTGACGAGGACGGCGAGCACAGTGGCAGCCAGACGGGGCTCGCCAAGCATGTCGTCCAGGATAGCTGCAGGTGCAGTCTCGGCCGCAGGTGGATAGCGGCGCGCCGCCTCCTCGAGCCTCGACGAATACAGGAAGAGCCGAGCCAAGGCTCCATTTACCGAGGCGCTACTCGGGCAACCGTTTTCTGTCActcgtctccctctctctccctgttAATGCCGTGCTTgcgcgctcactctctctctctctctctctctctctctctgtctcactCTCGCACTAATAGCTTCCTGCCTTCTTTCTTATGGCTCTCACGCGGAGTCCGCTCGCGCAGGTCCTTGTGGGGCTCACTGGCCTCCCGGAAGCGGCTGGGACATGGCTGGGAGCTGCCTGAACGACATGGCTCAGCtgttcctcgcgcgcgcgaggctcaACAATAGCACCAAGCAAGCAGTCCGGGCGGTGTGTTGTATGCCCCCCGATCAATCGCGGAACTCGTTCTAGATCCCTGGTCCTCTCCTCTCGGCGGTCCTCTCATCAACGGACTGGGCGCGCACGCATACACGCATACACGCTCACAAGAGACGAGGAGACGAGCCGATGTGAGCGTGGCCCGCGGCGCTGGCGCCTGCGGCCTGATGCAGGCCTGTCTACTCGACTCGACTCTCGAATCTCAATTACTTATAAGATATATATGCTGGTGTCTTGAGGCGCAGCGCTGCGACGCCCGACGGAGGGTCGGGTATCCGCACTGGGCAGCTGGGGCCAGGCGTCCAGGAGTCGATGCACCGCGCGTTCGGCACTCGGACGGTCAGCGCTCAGCGCGGAATGCATCGAGTCTCGCcatttttacgcgcgcgcgccgcggtcCCTCTCTCCCTAGCTCCCGCGAGTCCgccgtatatgtatacaccgcacatatatataggtatatgtattTACTTATAATAATCGCAAGAGTCCCCGCGGCCTGCATGCACCGGCTTGATTTCGCTGCGCAGGATTTCGGGCGTTACTTGTGATAGGACTGCGGGCGAGCGAAATAAGGCCCCAGCAACTCCCGGGGAGAGCCACGAGTCggattatgtatatattaacGCCGGCGATCACTAGACGGTACCAAGGTCCGAAAGCGCGTCCCGGTGCGCGAGAATCACTTGCACCCTGCATGCCACCGATCAATTTTTGACACTTGCGGTCGTGCGCGCCAGCGTCACGCAACActtgcgcgccgcgcgcgctcattTTACAAGCCGGGAATTCTGATCGAATGCGCATCAGtcttttttgtaattttttttacgtttcgAGTACTTTTCTACATTTATTAGGTTAAATACCTCAAGATATGTCAATTAATTACTCTCAATCGTCCAGCTCTCTCGATATAGCATTTTTCGCAACGCCGGACCGAAACCAACAATAAGTATGTATATGTACCATTATTCCCTCGTGATGGGACCAAACGCAGGGAATGTGGTGTGCTTTCGGCCCGGTGTTgcgaaaaatagtatatatataagtataaggTACTTGATTATTATAATGATGAATGAGATGCCGAGTATTTACTTGGCGTtttcaaatctgcagatcttgTTTCTTATTCTTGCAcattattaatttatgaatCGTCAAATAAGTGAGTGTTACGTTCTACTATATATTTATCTTTTACAGTAAATACTTACAATACTtatcgtattttttataacttgCCAATTCTTTATCAATTTCATAGAGATATGCGTATACATATAACGGATAAAGGACAACAGAATGATACCTATAGATAAAAGATAAATCTTCAAATTAAGTCCTATATATAAAAGCAAAATCAAGATGATTTCAGGTAATAAGCGCTAAAACATCTGAACCGCATGTGCTCGTGAGTTGATTTGTATGTagcagtatatctatatagcaTTAGCAGAAAATATACGAACCGCGAGATATACCTATATCatgtatttatattgattCCGGGCGGTACTTTCGTTTGTTGAAAAAAGTACATCCTAATATAGCGAATACTAATGTAACTATTGGATTCCGTTCTTATATAACTATTGTTGAACAAAAGATAAGATTTTATCGAAGGTAAATCTTGTAATAtattatacttttaaaaaatttaagtcttCTAGAAAACATACATTTCATAACCTAAAATGTCTCGAGTCGGAATACGGTTTTTCCGAAAAAATGTTGCAAATgaaagtaattttttgtttgttcgtGCTTATTCTTTCTTGACATGCAATACATTTATGTATTATTAGAATTACTTGAAAACTTGCAAGTTTTTGTAATTGAATTCAATGCATTTGGaggttaaaaatgaaaaatgatgaaatttcGATAAACATTTTGTATTTACAtaacatacaaatttttaattttgtgtTGATGTGTTGAGTTTTTACCcaagatttatatttataaatgggTAAGTTATGGaataaaaacttgtttatttttttttcaaatttttaaataatccaGTTTCTAAATTTGTACATAAAACTCTATAACTTATTCAtggtaaaattatattattggTATATAATTACatgtatgatatttttttatttcaggtAAGAATTAAACACAAAAATGCTTCGATATCCAATATTAACAAGAAGTAGCTGGCTAAAAAGTCTGGGTGTGAAGAGTCAATCCAAATTTAGTACTTGCAGTGTTTCAACAAATATTCAAAGTGttctgaaagagaataaaacaGAAAGGAATCATGGTGGCAACTTTAAAGAAGGTCAAATCCTTCATGGATTCATTGTTGACCAAATTACTCCAGTCAAAGAAATGTATCTCACTGCTATAAAATTGACGCATCTTGGAACCGGTGCACAATATCTACATCTTTCTCGAGATGACAGCAATAATGTGTTTTCTATTGGATTCAGAACAACTCCAAAAGATTCTACAGGGTTACCACATATTCTTGAACATATAACTCTCTGTGGAAGTGAAAGATTTCCATGTAGAGATCCTTTTTTCAAAATGCTAAGAAGGTCTTTGGCAACATTCATGAATGCTATGACAGCACCAGATTATACAATGTATCCATTTTCCACACAAAACTTtcaagattttcaaaatttacaatcCGTTTATCTGGATAGTGTATTCAAACCTAAACTTCGTGAGTTAGATTTTCGCCAAGAAGGTTGGAGAATAGAGCATTCAGATCcaaatgataaaaaatctccTATTATATTCAAAGGTGTTGTGTACAACGAAATGAAAGGGGTATTcaacaataatcaaaatatttttgttacaCGCTTATTGAATTCAATTTTGCCTAGTCATACGTACAGTGTAATATCAGGTGGTGATCCCTTGGAGATTCCTAAATTGGAATATCAAGATTTGGTCAACTTTCATGCTACACATTATCACCCATCCAATGCCCGCTTTTACTCGTATGGCAACTTTCCACTAGAAGACCATTTGAAATttgtaaatgataaatatttgtttttatctGACAAAATCGATACATCTTCTACCCAAGTGCCATCTGAAAAGCGGTGGACTGAACCCAAAAGAGAACATGTTCTATGCAGACCTGATCCGCTAATTGCAGATCCTAATAGACAGAATTCAATAGCAATCGCTAGTCTTTGTAATGATATCAATGATGTGCAAGAGACTTTCaatgtgtatattttatcaCAATTATTACTGGATGGACCTAATTCTGCTTTCTACAAGAGCTTGGTGGATTCCAATATTGGTACAGGATTTGGTCCCATGACTGGGTATGAATCGCAATGCAAGGATACTATTTTTATAGTAAGTTTACAAGGGGTTCAAGAGcaagatttcaataaagtagAAAAGATTTATAAGGAAACAGTGGCTCAAGTAGCACAAGAAGGGTTTAGTCAAGATCATATTGATACAGTTCTTCATGGCATTGAATTACAAGTAAAACATCAAACATCAAACTATGGATTAAATTTGCTTTTTAATCTGTCTCCCTTATGGAATCATGATGGGGATATTATTAATTCAATGAAAATAAATGATGCTATAGCAACATTCAAAAAAACTATTCAAAGAGAACCCAAGTACTTACAATCTTTAGTtgagaaatatttattgcaaaat
Coding sequences within it:
- the LOC100678426 gene encoding DNA-binding protein RFX7 isoform X3, producing the protein MSAQSQGCSTPIKLEPAAARVKKEQLEMLADAQATTDARLHLQQQPRLTGVNCITPSAQSVLPSPSPSPSLANGYPTTDLLHDILRASKLNSLAHHTPAAKNEKIRLMIEDSISEESRSRVHDIFSQVEQLKLEEKLLLYLKLPISLTNPNGTVDPLRQPLNPLGNRYEIYQTIMWIKTHLEEDPEVSLPKQEVYDEYNIFCSKNSMKPLSTADFGKVMKQVYPRVRPRRLGTRGNSRYCYAGMRKRIKLDPPTLPSATATEGEDAEHNVTEEMLGAASTIIREWAEFLLETKFPTLCALGKYLVNNLYVDSRSLAAVCILSASGEAQPVTKKADESPGLPATPTLVKMGKLREAQLQLQRKLQQREQVRDLKHRHLENVLQSQNNEKTVDQNNEGVGSGNKKGKKGKANVNHLAQGTNASSKINATAVVSAGRQKKVLKSNNQSCSISLQSNCDNLVVQSIQDEQNSSTSRLVTSDSAISPREIKTKYTRKRASSSVALQASSESSPEKQLKLVEAQQNALESVTRSSTPGSRLSSASNQQSAKISVILANNPKAAKSNKTTGEAAVAPLVNQPIKSCDKELSLCSNNYSKSNGYSNGSDLPRKTNLLTENEIRLLQENSSLASVKGKLGSIDSDALNDYLNGGNNSQEPEEELMLYFQQSNSSSSDMELSGVVAETELASRQDKVSQLRIILQENLKDSVLPAKKDSLQSVVANEKQQTLQKHNLILPTLLNKNNNVNTRRRVSFETNTVEQSQDNGGNASALNSNTVPQSPNTRRRIFNFTPISPGPQSPINGRASKSNSANASPFVSPRNTPVPRSRSNLQGSCRSRGSQKILSRSISCNVPFTSNKNETFIVPTTGSEINRHVHSPLAVNNKASQASQLGLQSLQQDPVPKSQNLPCAPFLTDLASQEPQLLINYPSQENLQEIKNVYQQQKHQPTDQEISDLLQSESEKQQFVKDQLFRSQSVPLHRMVNPALLSPISSHHTPTFLSHSFNPSTNSSIAPTPVPSEFNDFGSISQCDSTSYLIEVDPLVTAGQPFLMEDKEMIPDNLNNIFDMLNQDSEILTESSTDKERTETSDPILMNSLSSLNDRALLESSSSELLANWTNGNTAGNNNSNSNNTWVNSASNNAPKILHSRSYPNTPLPIPNSSFTVQYPEDSNGSKSYPTTPLHNLQQQETWTESNEPMLFSPTLNTLSLHSQTGNIGNVCPTNVECNVGDFLEPDMTNDDTDDLGSLGNFEGLQDVGALSPLFTEVVESNH
- the LOC100678426 gene encoding DNA-binding protein RFX7 isoform X1 — its product is MSAQSQGCSTPIKLEPAAARVKKEQLEMLADAQATTDARLHLQQQPRLTGVNCITPSAQSVLPSPSPSPSLANGYPTTDLLHDILRASKLNSLAHHTPAAKNEKIRLMIEDSISEESRSRVHDIFSQVEQLKLEEKLLLYLKLPISLTNPNGTVDPLRQPLNPLGNRYEIYQTIMWIKTHLEEDPEVSLPKQEVYDEYNIFCSKNSMKPLSTADFGKVMKQVYPRVRPRRLGTRGNSRYCYAGMRKRIKLDPPTLPSATATEVGEDAEHNVTEEMLGAASTIIREWAEFLLETKFPTLCALGKYLVNNLYVDSRSLAAVCILSASGEAQPVTKKADESPGLPATPTLVKMGKLREAQLQLQRKLQQREQVRDLKHRHLENVLQSQNNEKTVDQNNEGVGSGNKKGKKGKANVNHLAQGTNASSKINATAVVSAGRQKKVLKSNNQSCSISLQSNCDNLVVQSIQDEQNSSTSRLVTSDSAISPREIKTKYTRKRASSSVALQASSESSPEKQLKLVEAQQNALESVTRSSTPGSRLSSASNQQSAKISVILANNPKAAKSNKTTGEAAVAPLVNQPIKSCDKELSLCSNNYSKSNGYSNGSDLPRKTNLLTENEIRLLQENSSLASVKGKLGSIDSDALNDYLNGGNNSQEPEEELMLYFQQSNSSSSDMELSGVVAETELASRQDKVSQLRIILQENLKDSVLPAKKDSLQSVVANEKQQTLQKHNLILPTLLNKNNNVNTRRRVSFETNTVEQSQDNGGNASALNSNTVPQSPNTRRRIFNFTPISPGPQSPINGRASKSNSANASPFVSPRNTPVPRSRSNLQGSCRSRGSQKILSRSISCNVPFTSNKNETFIVPTTGSEINRHVHSPLAVNNKASQASQLGLQSLQQDPVPKSQNLPCAPFLTDLASQEPQLLINYPSQENLQEIKNVYQQQKHQPTDQEISDLLQSESEKQQFVKDQLFRSQSVPLHRMVNPALLSPISSHHTPTFLSHSFNPSTNSSIAPTPVPSEFNDFGSISQCDSTSYLIEVDPLVTAGQPFLMEDKEMIPDNLNNIFDMLNQDSEILTESSTDKERTETSDPILMNSLSSLNDRALLESSSSELLANWTNGNTAGNNNSNSNNTWVNSASNNAPKILHSRSYPNTPLPIPNSSFTVQYPEDSNGSKSYPTTPLHNLQQQETWTESNEPMLFSPTLNTLSLHSQTGNIGNVCPTNVECNVGDFLEPDMTNDDTDDLGSLGNFEGLQDVGALSPLFTEVVESNH
- the LOC100678426 gene encoding DNA-binding protein RFX7 isoform X2, with protein sequence MSAQSQGCSTPIKLEPAAARVKKEQLEMLADAQATTDARLHLQQQPRLTGVNCITPSAQSVLPSPSPSPSLANGYPTTDLLHDILRASKLNSLAHHTPAAKNEKIRLMIEDSISEESRSRVHDIFSQVEQLKLEEKLLLYLKLPISLTNPNGTVDPLRQPLNPLGNRYEIYQTIMWIKTHLEEDPEVSLPKQEVYDEYNIFCSKNSMKPLSTADFGKVMKQVYPRVRPRRLGTRGNSRYCYAGMRKRIKLDPPTLPSATATEVGEDAEHNVTEEMLGAASTIIREWAEFLLETKFPTLCALGKYLVNNLYVDSRSLAAVCILSASGEAQPVTKKDESPGLPATPTLVKMGKLREAQLQLQRKLQQREQVRDLKHRHLENVLQSQNNEKTVDQNNEGVGSGNKKGKKGKANVNHLAQGTNASSKINATAVVSAGRQKKVLKSNNQSCSISLQSNCDNLVVQSIQDEQNSSTSRLVTSDSAISPREIKTKYTRKRASSSVALQASSESSPEKQLKLVEAQQNALESVTRSSTPGSRLSSASNQQSAKISVILANNPKAAKSNKTTGEAAVAPLVNQPIKSCDKELSLCSNNYSKSNGYSNGSDLPRKTNLLTENEIRLLQENSSLASVKGKLGSIDSDALNDYLNGGNNSQEPEEELMLYFQQSNSSSSDMELSGVVAETELASRQDKVSQLRIILQENLKDSVLPAKKDSLQSVVANEKQQTLQKHNLILPTLLNKNNNVNTRRRVSFETNTVEQSQDNGGNASALNSNTVPQSPNTRRRIFNFTPISPGPQSPINGRASKSNSANASPFVSPRNTPVPRSRSNLQGSCRSRGSQKILSRSISCNVPFTSNKNETFIVPTTGSEINRHVHSPLAVNNKASQASQLGLQSLQQDPVPKSQNLPCAPFLTDLASQEPQLLINYPSQENLQEIKNVYQQQKHQPTDQEISDLLQSESEKQQFVKDQLFRSQSVPLHRMVNPALLSPISSHHTPTFLSHSFNPSTNSSIAPTPVPSEFNDFGSISQCDSTSYLIEVDPLVTAGQPFLMEDKEMIPDNLNNIFDMLNQDSEILTESSTDKERTETSDPILMNSLSSLNDRALLESSSSELLANWTNGNTAGNNNSNSNNTWVNSASNNAPKILHSRSYPNTPLPIPNSSFTVQYPEDSNGSKSYPTTPLHNLQQQETWTESNEPMLFSPTLNTLSLHSQTGNIGNVCPTNVECNVGDFLEPDMTNDDTDDLGSLGNFEGLQDVGALSPLFTEVVESNH